Below is a window of Halolamina sp. CBA1230 DNA.
AGCGCAAGGGGGCCGTCCGCCGCGTCGGCGTCGTCGTGCTCGCCGCCAACCTCGCGCTGGCGCTGCTGAAGACGAGCGTCTGGCTGGAGACGGGGAGCCTCGCGCTCGTCAGCGAGGCGGTCAACAGCGGCTCCGACGCCGTCTACAGCGCGGTCGTCGTCGCCGGCCTCTACCTCACGACTCAGCCGCCGGATTTCGAACACCCCCACGGCCACGAGCGGATCGAGCCGTTCGTCGCGCTGTTCGTCGCGGCGGGCGTGCTCGCCGCCGGCGTCGGGGTGGCGTACTCCGGGGCCACCTCACTGCTCGCCGGGTCGTACTCGGCAGTCTCTCCCCTTCCAGCGATCGTGCTCGGCGTCGGCGCCGCCGCGAAGTACGCGCTGTACCGCTACTGTCTGCGCGCCGGCGAGAACCACAGCTCGCCCGCGCTGATCGCCACGGCGAAGGACAACCGGACCGACGTGCTGACCGCGCTCGCGGCGCTCGTCGGCGCCGGCGGCGCCGCGTTCGGCTACCCCGTGCTCGACCCGATCGCCGCGCTGGTCGTCGCCGTCGGCGTCCTGCTCACCGGGGTGGACATCATCCGGGACAACGTCGGCTATCTCGTCGGCGCCGCGCCGCCCGAGGACCTCCGCCAGGAGATCGTCGCGGCAGCGCTCTCACACCCGGAAGTCGAGGGGGCCCACGACGTGGTCGCCCACTACGTCGGCCCGGAGGTCGACGTGAGCCTCCACATCGAGGTCGAGGGTGACATGACCGTCCGGGAGGCCCACGAGATCGAGACCGCGGTGATCAACGCGATCCGCGAACTCCCGGAGGTCGACGACGCGTTCGTCCACGTCGATCCGAAGGAGCTCGGCGAGTGGAAGGAAGACGACCGCTGGCGCGACGAACGCGTGGAGTGAGCGGGCGAGCGCTTATTCGGCTCCGTACCCCAGCACGGCCATGGCCGGCTACGAGGCGGGGTTCCGTGACCT
It encodes the following:
- a CDS encoding cation diffusion facilitator family transporter, with translation MERKGAVRRVGVVVLAANLALALLKTSVWLETGSLALVSEAVNSGSDAVYSAVVVAGLYLTTQPPDFEHPHGHERIEPFVALFVAAGVLAAGVGVAYSGATSLLAGSYSAVSPLPAIVLGVGAAAKYALYRYCLRAGENHSSPALIATAKDNRTDVLTALAALVGAGGAAFGYPVLDPIAALVVAVGVLLTGVDIIRDNVGYLVGAAPPEDLRQEIVAAALSHPEVEGAHDVVAHYVGPEVDVSLHIEVEGDMTVREAHEIETAVINAIRELPEVDDAFVHVDPKELGEWKEDDRWRDERVE